Proteins encoded together in one Psychrobacter sp. 28M-43 window:
- a CDS encoding ATP-binding cassette domain-containing protein — MNHIQLKNISKIYNASSTQAQSALALLAEGMDSIKVKEQTGYSVGLYDINLDIKAGELHCIMGLSGSGKSTLIRHINRLIDPTSGEIWVDTALNREHATHTTADRQSATANMSTVVEESSATAINILALNDKQLQHYRQQTVSMVFQHFGLVPHMTVIQNVAYGLRVRKMSANERHETARHWLNEVGLSNLENSYPDELSGGMQQRVGLARALATDNPILLMDEAFSALDPLIRAQLQDQLLELQERLNKTIVFITHDIDEAVKVGQRISMLNGGRLIQTGTPNELRHNPADDYVEQFMSAKA, encoded by the coding sequence ATGAATCATATTCAACTAAAAAATATCAGTAAGATTTATAATGCCAGTAGTACGCAAGCACAGTCTGCATTGGCATTGCTGGCTGAGGGTATGGATAGCATCAAAGTAAAAGAGCAAACGGGCTATTCAGTGGGTCTGTATGATATCAATCTAGATATCAAGGCAGGCGAGTTGCATTGCATCATGGGTCTGTCAGGCTCTGGCAAGTCAACGCTGATACGCCATATTAATCGTTTGATAGATCCAACCAGTGGCGAGATATGGGTAGATACTGCTCTGAATAGAGAACATGCGACTCACACAACAGCTGATAGGCAATCAGCGACAGCTAATATGAGTACGGTAGTAGAAGAAAGCTCTGCTACGGCTATTAATATTTTAGCGCTCAACGATAAGCAGTTGCAGCATTATCGTCAGCAGACCGTCAGTATGGTTTTTCAGCATTTCGGCTTAGTGCCGCACATGACGGTCATACAAAACGTCGCTTATGGGCTGCGTGTTCGAAAAATGAGCGCAAACGAGCGACATGAAACGGCACGACATTGGCTCAATGAAGTCGGTCTATCGAATTTGGAAAACAGCTACCCTGATGAGTTGTCAGGGGGTATGCAGCAGCGTGTTGGTCTGGCTCGTGCCTTAGCGACGGACAATCCAATTCTACTAATGGATGAAGCATTCTCTGCGCTTGATCCGCTTATTCGCGCTCAACTGCAAGACCAATTACTCGAATTGCAAGAGCGATTGAACAAGACCATCGTATTTATTACCCATGATATCGATGAAGCTGTCAAAGTAGGTCAGCGTATCAGTATGCTAAATGGCGGTCGTCTTATACAAACGGGGACGCCAAACGAGTTACGGCATAATCCTGCTGATGATTATGTGGAGCAGTTTATGAGTGCAAAAGCGTAA
- the xseA gene encoding exodeoxyribonuclease VII large subunit, translating to MRKPNLSNIKQAKVLAPAKDLATLEAELAEQEDHLEDTVLRLSDYLSAVEMVIKQTFDHRVWVKAEIRNLSSKGGHYYFELAEKDDDGKVVASCRGNLWRFKAARVLAKFERATGMPLERDLTVLLKVSAGFHAQYGFSITIEDIDPSYTLGDLARQYAEMVDRLTGEGLLHLNQQLPAPFDIEHVLVIAPEKAAGLGDFQADADRLASTGACHFHYHNATFQGNHAPAEIRQTIVSAQQQFYYTYQRLPDLLVIIRGGGAVGDLAYLNDYELAALVAEQPVPVWVGIGHERDKVILDEVAHTSFDTPSKVIAAIHSHLAQLVTQTLQYQAQIKQAAQRQLNTAEQQTARQLSQMQSQTIGQLTALRKDSDYAWRSIQQSAQRQVKQAVRLTAERYTQTQTLAHQQLAKVATNSKSYQKSIMQNAQQQIVQAQRDSEHLRDIVLLHRPSRVLKQGYTMLTDAKNKQILTNSTQLYPEQTVNIILKDGNAKAQIIDVTMDKEATETSGALT from the coding sequence ATGCGCAAACCCAATCTTTCAAATATTAAACAGGCCAAAGTATTAGCACCTGCCAAAGATTTGGCCACTCTAGAGGCAGAACTCGCTGAGCAGGAAGACCATTTAGAGGATACGGTCCTACGCCTAAGTGATTATTTATCAGCGGTTGAAATGGTCATCAAACAAACTTTTGACCACCGTGTCTGGGTAAAGGCTGAAATCCGCAATCTATCGAGTAAAGGTGGTCATTACTACTTTGAACTGGCAGAAAAAGATGACGATGGCAAAGTGGTCGCCAGCTGCCGTGGCAATCTCTGGCGTTTCAAAGCTGCTCGTGTATTAGCTAAGTTTGAACGTGCAACTGGTATGCCGCTTGAGCGTGATTTGACCGTACTTCTTAAAGTATCGGCAGGCTTCCATGCCCAGTACGGCTTTTCAATCACCATTGAAGATATCGATCCCAGTTATACGCTAGGCGACTTGGCACGGCAATATGCAGAAATGGTTGACCGCCTAACAGGTGAAGGGCTATTACATCTTAATCAACAGCTACCTGCTCCTTTTGATATCGAGCATGTGCTGGTCATCGCCCCTGAAAAGGCCGCTGGATTGGGCGATTTTCAAGCAGATGCGGATCGCTTAGCCAGTACAGGTGCTTGTCATTTCCACTACCATAATGCGACTTTTCAAGGCAATCATGCACCCGCTGAAATCCGTCAAACCATCGTTAGCGCCCAGCAGCAGTTTTACTATACTTATCAGCGTCTACCAGACTTGTTGGTTATTATTCGCGGCGGCGGTGCGGTTGGTGATTTGGCTTATCTCAATGATTATGAGCTGGCAGCTTTGGTTGCCGAGCAGCCTGTCCCTGTCTGGGTAGGTATCGGTCATGAACGTGACAAAGTCATCTTAGATGAAGTGGCACATACCAGTTTTGATACGCCCTCGAAGGTAATCGCTGCTATCCATAGCCATTTAGCCCAGCTCGTCACTCAAACGCTACAATATCAAGCGCAAATCAAGCAAGCGGCTCAGCGTCAATTGAATACTGCTGAGCAACAAACCGCACGCCAGTTAAGCCAAATGCAGTCACAAACGATTGGGCAGCTCACCGCTCTACGAAAAGACAGTGACTATGCATGGCGCAGTATTCAGCAAAGTGCCCAGCGTCAAGTAAAGCAAGCCGTCAGACTGACGGCTGAGCGATACACACAAACGCAAACCTTGGCACATCAACAGCTCGCAAAAGTCGCTACCAATAGCAAAAGTTATCAAAAATCAATCATGCAGAACGCGCAGCAGCAAATTGTGCAAGCACAGCGCGATAGCGAACATTTACGTGACATCGTGCTATTACATCGCCCCTCTCGCGTGCTCAAGCAAGGCTACACCATGCTCACGGATGCTAAAAACAAGCAAATACTCACTAATAGTACCCAACTGTATCCTGAGCAAACCGTTAATATCATTTTAAAAGATGGCAACGCAAAAGCGCAGATTATCGATGTCACTATGGATAAAGAAGCGACGGAAACCTCAGGCGCTCTAACTTAA
- a CDS encoding coniferyl aldehyde dehydrogenase, with the protein MTDSNQSVHEQAVTETGFALQRAPEALSTATTIDEMKAQFSRLQMLSRTQPINDWGTRTTQLDNLEVMLSDNQESFAKAISADFGYRSQSETQFAELFPSFTGISHAKKHGKKWMKAHRAPISALYMPAHNEIQPQPLGVVGIMVPWNYPLFLAIGPMIDAITAGNRIMVKMSEAAPQFAQTFADAIARYFSPDMICVVLGEVEIAAAFSELPFDHLLYTGSTAVGKKVMAAAAPNLTPVTLELGGKSPVIVLDDANLESVVNRVMMGKTLNAGQTCIAPDYVLIQRQYHDQFIQLAKEWMTKHYPDIKENPDYSRIINGEQFKRVKGYLDALTGGEVHALTAVESNIETRLMPPVIVSEPAPDSDLMQNEIFAPILPLMHYETLDDAIYFVNSRPRPLALYVFSDNYSSIENVRNNTVSGGLCINEVLIHVAQHDLPFGGVGDSGTGAYHGKAGFERLSHMKPIFVQTKLNGLNLLLPPYGGLFKKAMALFLK; encoded by the coding sequence ATGACAGATAGCAACCAAAGCGTCCATGAGCAGGCAGTGACCGAAACAGGTTTTGCGCTGCAGCGTGCGCCTGAAGCCCTAAGTACGGCGACGACTATCGATGAGATGAAAGCGCAATTCTCACGCTTGCAAATGTTAAGTCGCACCCAGCCAATCAATGATTGGGGCACTCGTACGACGCAGCTAGACAATCTAGAAGTGATGCTTAGTGACAACCAAGAGAGTTTTGCAAAGGCGATTAGTGCAGACTTTGGCTATCGTAGCCAGTCAGAGACGCAGTTCGCTGAGTTGTTTCCTAGCTTTACTGGTATCAGCCATGCCAAAAAACACGGTAAAAAATGGATGAAGGCACATCGTGCGCCTATCTCAGCGCTATATATGCCAGCCCATAATGAAATCCAGCCTCAGCCATTGGGTGTGGTCGGTATTATGGTGCCTTGGAACTATCCGTTATTTTTAGCAATTGGCCCGATGATAGATGCAATCACCGCAGGCAACCGCATTATGGTCAAAATGAGTGAGGCTGCGCCGCAATTTGCTCAAACGTTTGCTGATGCCATTGCTCGTTATTTTTCGCCAGATATGATTTGTGTGGTACTCGGTGAAGTTGAGATTGCCGCCGCCTTTAGTGAGCTACCATTTGACCATCTGCTATATACCGGATCGACTGCGGTGGGCAAAAAGGTCATGGCAGCCGCTGCGCCTAATTTAACGCCAGTGACGCTTGAGCTTGGTGGTAAATCACCAGTGATTGTACTGGATGATGCCAATCTAGAGTCTGTCGTCAATCGAGTGATGATGGGTAAGACACTAAATGCGGGACAGACGTGTATTGCGCCAGACTATGTCTTGATTCAGCGTCAATATCATGACCAGTTTATCCAACTCGCAAAAGAGTGGATGACCAAGCATTATCCTGATATCAAAGAAAACCCAGACTATTCTCGCATTATCAACGGTGAGCAGTTCAAACGGGTAAAAGGCTATCTAGATGCGCTAACAGGCGGCGAGGTACATGCGTTAACTGCCGTTGAATCTAATATAGAGACCCGTTTAATGCCGCCAGTCATCGTCAGCGAGCCTGCACCTGACAGCGACCTCATGCAAAATGAGATTTTTGCCCCGATTTTGCCGCTGATGCATTATGAGACGCTTGATGATGCCATTTACTTTGTAAACTCGCGTCCACGCCCATTGGCGCTATATGTGTTTAGTGACAACTACAGCAGTATCGAAAACGTGCGTAACAATACGGTCTCGGGTGGCTTATGTATCAACGAAGTTTTGATACATGTGGCTCAGCACGACTTGCCGTTTGGTGGCGTGGGTGACTCTGGTACTGGTGCGTACCATGGTAAGGCTGGCTTTGAACGTCTCAGCCATATGAAGCCGATTTTTGTCCAAACTAAGCTCAATGGCTTGAATTTATTATTGCCGCCTTACGGTGGACTGTTTAAAAAGGCGATGGCGCTGTTTTTGAAATAA
- a CDS encoding alpha/beta hydrolase translates to MQLIPAPAGVLEVDALWQNDNPNDPNTDTVALLCHPNPLFDGTMNNKVVTTMYRFARDNGMHVVRFNFRGVGQSTGEHDYAEGEVVDAMTVLQWIAEQTNARKLWLGGFSFGGYVTARVAEQVLEAAHIWGLGDFEVTKIALIAPSVEKNDSTDISLPADRTFEIYGNADEVIEPDNMQAFADRLGIEVSVVDGAGHFFHGRLSELKGLLDKYSFGQDS, encoded by the coding sequence ATGCAATTAATTCCTGCTCCTGCTGGTGTGCTCGAGGTTGACGCACTGTGGCAAAATGACAATCCTAATGACCCAAATACAGACACGGTGGCGCTGCTGTGCCATCCTAATCCGTTGTTTGATGGTACGATGAATAACAAAGTGGTCACCACTATGTATCGCTTTGCTCGCGACAATGGTATGCATGTGGTGCGCTTTAACTTTCGCGGTGTTGGTCAATCGACAGGCGAGCATGATTATGCGGAAGGTGAAGTGGTCGATGCAATGACCGTGCTACAATGGATTGCTGAACAAACCAATGCTCGAAAGCTATGGCTGGGTGGTTTTTCTTTTGGTGGCTATGTCACGGCACGCGTGGCTGAGCAAGTGCTTGAAGCCGCACATATATGGGGATTGGGTGACTTTGAGGTAACGAAAATCGCCCTTATCGCACCATCAGTCGAAAAAAATGACAGTACTGATATTAGTCTGCCTGCGGATAGAACTTTTGAGATTTATGGTAATGCGGATGAGGTGATTGAACCTGACAATATGCAGGCATTTGCAGACCGATTAGGTATTGAAGTCAGCGTGGTCGATGGCGCGGGTCATTTCTTCCATGGGCGCTTATCAGAGCTCAAAGGTTTATTAGACAAGTATAGCTTTGGGCAGGACAGCTAA
- a CDS encoding glycine betaine ABC transporter substrate-binding protein produces MRQWIALSLLWMSVILLPVSASAACNSPIKFGALTWESGQFTSGVLRHILEDGYGCTVEEVPGAGPALDTALSQNDIQVIGEQWVGRSPIMEKAIEQNKVAIIGDTLKGGATQGWYVPRYVLEENPGLRSYQDLPKYTELFKDPEDPGRSRFMNCPSGWTCEIFNTRLLKTTGLDSLFNNAHPGTGAALDAEIASAFEQHKPLLFYYWQPTGLMAKYDLAPLEFPAYEDACWQNLLLADGKMDCVSGFPVSPLGIAVSTPFVESNPELAAVFKKVQFTSDELNAAILEMSESKRTGDEQAMVFLRDNPEVWQAWLSDEAATNLANKLGLNSTGAISTGTTASSMNASALASSFPSWSLETPLNNALANLVQNYGDVFRTISTMALTYLLLPIERLLTVIPPWLIIAFVTVLGWLGVRKIWFALACGAGLFLIGAFGLWGALIDTLALLIVSVLVTVVIGIPIGIAMSGSKLLRKIVTPVLDIMQTMPSFVYLIPVLMLFGIGKVPALFATVIYALPPLIRLTTLGITQVNHEMVEAGRSFGSTHLQLLLWIKLPQALPSIMAGINQAVMMSLAMVVLASMIGAPGLGEDVLQSIQTLNIGQGLQAGTAIVIVAIIIDRITQAFGQGKRTRQKTIEAGRRPIG; encoded by the coding sequence ATGCGCCAATGGATTGCATTAAGCTTGCTGTGGATGAGCGTGATACTACTGCCTGTATCGGCGTCTGCAGCCTGCAACTCGCCGATTAAATTTGGAGCGCTAACCTGGGAGAGTGGGCAGTTTACCTCCGGCGTACTCAGACATATCTTAGAAGATGGATACGGTTGTACGGTAGAGGAAGTACCAGGAGCAGGGCCTGCACTTGATACAGCGCTATCACAGAACGATATTCAGGTCATCGGGGAGCAGTGGGTTGGTCGCTCGCCAATCATGGAAAAAGCCATTGAACAAAATAAAGTAGCCATCATCGGCGATACGCTAAAAGGTGGTGCAACTCAAGGCTGGTATGTCCCGCGATACGTCTTGGAAGAAAACCCAGGACTTCGCAGCTATCAAGATTTGCCTAAATATACTGAGCTATTTAAAGACCCTGAAGATCCTGGTAGATCACGCTTTATGAACTGTCCCTCTGGTTGGACGTGTGAGATTTTTAACACACGTTTGCTAAAAACCACCGGTCTAGACAGCCTTTTTAACAACGCACACCCTGGTACGGGTGCTGCTCTCGATGCCGAAATTGCCTCCGCTTTCGAGCAGCATAAGCCACTGTTGTTTTACTACTGGCAACCCACTGGGCTAATGGCAAAATATGACCTTGCGCCGTTAGAGTTCCCAGCTTATGAGGATGCTTGCTGGCAAAATCTGCTGCTCGCTGATGGTAAGATGGATTGCGTTTCAGGATTCCCAGTGTCACCGTTAGGTATTGCTGTTTCTACCCCGTTTGTCGAATCTAATCCTGAACTAGCAGCTGTCTTTAAAAAGGTGCAATTTACCTCTGATGAGCTCAACGCTGCTATCTTGGAGATGAGCGAAAGTAAACGCACTGGCGATGAGCAAGCCATGGTTTTTTTGCGTGACAACCCAGAGGTTTGGCAAGCATGGTTATCCGATGAGGCCGCTACCAATCTCGCTAATAAGTTAGGCCTTAACTCAACGGGTGCTATCTCTACTGGTACAACTGCATCTAGTATGAATGCGTCAGCGCTCGCTTCAAGCTTTCCTTCATGGTCGCTTGAGACCCCGCTTAATAACGCCTTAGCAAATCTTGTCCAAAACTATGGTGACGTATTTCGTACTATTAGCACGATGGCGCTTACTTATCTGCTATTACCTATTGAACGATTATTAACGGTTATCCCGCCTTGGCTGATTATTGCATTTGTGACTGTGCTTGGCTGGCTTGGTGTCCGCAAGATTTGGTTCGCGCTGGCATGTGGTGCAGGGCTATTTTTGATAGGTGCTTTTGGCTTATGGGGCGCACTGATCGATACTTTAGCGCTGCTTATCGTATCGGTACTGGTCACGGTCGTGATTGGTATTCCTATTGGTATTGCCATGTCAGGCAGCAAACTGCTACGCAAGATTGTGACGCCAGTGCTAGATATCATGCAGACCATGCCAAGTTTTGTATATCTCATACCAGTGCTAATGCTGTTTGGTATTGGTAAAGTGCCTGCGTTATTCGCAACCGTGATTTATGCGTTGCCGCCCTTGATTCGTCTGACGACATTAGGGATTACACAAGTCAATCATGAAATGGTCGAGGCAGGACGCTCTTTTGGTAGTACGCATTTACAGCTACTTCTCTGGATTAAATTGCCACAAGCGTTGCCCAGTATTATGGCAGGTATCAATCAGGCTGTGATGATGTCGCTTGCCATGGTGGTATTGGCCTCAATGATTGGTGCTCCTGGGCTTGGTGAAGATGTATTGCAGTCTATCCAAACGCTCAATATCGGTCAGGGTCTACAAGCAGGTACGGCCATCGTTATCGTTGCCATTATCATTGACCGTATCACGCAAGCATTCGGTCAAGGTAAGCGTACCCGTCAAAAAACTATAGAAGCTGGCAGACGTCCGATTGGGTAG
- a CDS encoding nitroreductase, producing the protein MGNLDEPAPTRAQIESAIECAATAPDHKKLRPWRFIVTQGEARHELGRALLEAAQAKALQDGEELSEKTIIKTQNMPLRAPLIITAVTQMQEHKKVPPFEQMLSAGAAVQNLILALKAQGFSTVWRTGLLCNEPAVKAYFGVGEDDYVTAFVYTGTSPKDESKRKPIDIELLVRFES; encoded by the coding sequence ATGGGCAATCTAGATGAGCCAGCACCGACGCGTGCGCAGATTGAATCTGCCATTGAATGCGCGGCGACTGCGCCAGATCATAAAAAATTGCGTCCTTGGCGCTTCATCGTGACGCAAGGTGAGGCACGCCATGAGTTAGGCCGTGCCTTGCTCGAAGCAGCCCAAGCAAAAGCGCTACAAGATGGCGAAGAGTTGTCTGAGAAGACCATCATTAAAACTCAAAATATGCCGCTGCGAGCGCCGCTAATCATAACGGCTGTGACTCAAATGCAAGAGCACAAAAAAGTGCCACCTTTTGAGCAGATGCTCAGTGCGGGTGCTGCTGTACAAAACCTAATCTTAGCATTAAAAGCTCAAGGGTTTAGTACCGTTTGGCGCACTGGGCTGCTGTGTAATGAGCCTGCAGTAAAAGCATATTTCGGTGTAGGCGAAGATGATTATGTGACCGCTTTTGTTTATACTGGAACAAGTCCCAAGGATGAGTCCAAACGCAAACCTATTGATATCGAACTGCTAGTTCGCTTCGAGTCGTAA
- the xseB gene encoding exodeoxyribonuclease VII small subunit, translated as MTTPTRRRKKAAPKTFKAAYDILKTNAAELQQQDEPDIDNLMTTVEESIAAYRVCETRINAVQQALDAAFAEEKSTSSVDS; from the coding sequence ATGACAACCCCTACTCGCCGACGCAAAAAAGCCGCCCCAAAAACCTTTAAAGCGGCTTACGATATTTTAAAAACCAATGCGGCGGAACTACAGCAACAGGATGAGCCTGATATTGATAATCTAATGACAACGGTCGAAGAATCTATTGCCGCTTATCGTGTTTGCGAGACTCGTATCAATGCTGTACAGCAAGCATTGGATGCCGCCTTTGCCGAAGAAAAATCTACCAGCAGTGTTGATAGTTAA
- the zapE gene encoding cell division protein ZapE: MSLSPLQRYEKAVSTDEFTRDEQQFQAMSYLDEIYHQLINSAPQKKGFFGFLKSKPVAPTGLYMWGGVGRGKTWMMDMFYDSLTIERKMRLHFHHFMQRVHRELNKLQGESDPLEKVADIIYKEAVIICFDEFFVSNVSDAMILGDLFTMLFNRGITLVATSNIEPAGLYKDGLHRDRFMPAIAEVERHTTVMNIDSGIDYRLRVLQQAELYEAPLTKANYHWLANRFASLSNNQKISKEPITINGREVKINACTEDILFCDFRHLCMAPRSAADFIELAKRFSTVLVDSVPALDDDLRDPTRRFIYLVDEFYDRRVKLLVRAEQPILDLYQGEKLAFEIERTRSRLLEMQSEDYLRMDHRVEDVA, from the coding sequence ATGAGTTTATCTCCATTGCAACGTTACGAGAAAGCCGTCAGTACAGATGAGTTTACTCGGGATGAGCAGCAATTTCAGGCCATGAGCTATCTTGATGAGATATACCATCAGCTCATCAATAGCGCACCGCAAAAGAAAGGTTTTTTTGGCTTTTTAAAATCTAAGCCAGTCGCGCCAACGGGCCTTTATATGTGGGGCGGTGTTGGCCGCGGTAAAACGTGGATGATGGACATGTTTTATGACTCGTTGACCATCGAGCGCAAGATGCGTCTGCATTTCCATCATTTTATGCAGCGTGTCCATAGAGAGCTTAACAAACTACAAGGTGAGAGCGATCCACTCGAAAAAGTCGCTGATATTATTTATAAAGAAGCGGTTATCATCTGTTTTGATGAGTTTTTTGTGTCTAATGTCTCTGATGCCATGATACTAGGCGATTTGTTCACTATGCTTTTCAATCGCGGTATTACTTTGGTTGCTACTTCAAACATTGAGCCAGCTGGACTGTATAAAGATGGCTTACATCGTGACCGTTTTATGCCTGCCATTGCGGAAGTTGAGCGTCATACCACGGTAATGAATATCGACTCGGGAATTGATTATCGTCTGCGCGTATTGCAGCAAGCTGAGCTATACGAAGCGCCACTTACTAAGGCGAACTACCATTGGCTAGCCAACCGTTTTGCGAGCTTGTCGAATAATCAGAAAATCAGTAAAGAGCCTATTACTATTAATGGACGGGAAGTAAAAATCAACGCTTGTACCGAAGATATCTTATTCTGTGACTTCCGTCATCTCTGTATGGCGCCGCGTTCAGCCGCTGATTTTATTGAGCTTGCCAAACGCTTTAGCACCGTTTTAGTTGACTCCGTGCCAGCACTAGATGATGACTTGCGTGATCCAACGCGACGTTTTATTTATCTCGTCGATGAATTTTATGATCGCCGTGTAAAACTATTGGTACGGGCAGAGCAGCCGATTCTAGACCTGTATCAAGGAGAAAAGCTGGCGTTTGAGATTGAGCGTACTCGCTCACGTCTGCTTGAGATGCAGTCAGAAGACTATCTGCGCATGGACCACCGAGTCGAAGATGTTGCGTAG
- the pncB gene encoding nicotinate phosphoribosyltransferase, protein MTVSYAPIITSLLDNDLYKFTMLQAMLHQFPQTHGVYRFRCRNNKDAAYPLADIQKDLEQQLDSLCELRFLPDELEYLRSLRFIRSDFVDYLELFKLKRRFITVSTDDKGRLFIDIEGPMIQAMFFEVFVLAIVNELYFNALSNDSVIEEGQRRLDAKVALLHQYAEEQTQYGQDMPPFIVADFGTRRRFSRRWQAHVVETLHKAEPKIVGGTSNVYLAKQLGMTPIGTMAHEFMQAFQALDVRLRDSQKAALEAWVHEYRGDLGIALTDVVGMDAFLRDFDLYFAKLFDGLRHDSGDPYIWGDKAIAHYEKLKIDPKTKILTFSDGLNLEKAWELHQYFKGRIRTSFGIGTNLTNDMGITPINIVLKLVECNGQPVAKLSDSPGKTMINNDTYLAYLRQVFEVDEPE, encoded by the coding sequence ATGACCGTTTCTTATGCACCTATTATTACTTCATTGCTTGATAATGATTTGTACAAATTTACGATGTTACAAGCCATGCTGCATCAGTTCCCGCAAACCCATGGTGTTTATCGCTTTCGCTGCCGTAATAACAAAGATGCCGCCTATCCATTGGCTGATATCCAAAAAGATCTAGAGCAGCAACTAGACAGCTTATGTGAATTGCGCTTTTTGCCAGATGAGCTCGAGTACTTGCGTAGCTTACGCTTTATTCGCTCAGATTTCGTTGACTATCTAGAATTGTTTAAGCTAAAGCGTCGTTTTATTACGGTAAGTACAGACGATAAAGGTCGCCTGTTTATCGATATCGAAGGGCCGATGATTCAAGCGATGTTTTTCGAAGTATTTGTACTGGCTATTGTTAATGAGCTGTATTTTAATGCGCTATCTAATGACAGCGTGATTGAAGAAGGACAACGTCGCCTCGATGCAAAAGTAGCGCTATTACATCAGTACGCCGAAGAGCAAACCCAATACGGTCAGGATATGCCGCCATTTATAGTTGCTGATTTTGGCACGCGTAGACGTTTTAGTCGACGCTGGCAAGCACATGTTGTAGAGACGCTACATAAAGCTGAGCCAAAGATAGTCGGTGGTACATCTAACGTGTATTTGGCCAAGCAATTAGGGATGACACCAATAGGCACCATGGCGCATGAGTTTATGCAGGCGTTTCAGGCATTAGATGTGCGTCTGCGTGACTCACAAAAGGCCGCGCTTGAAGCGTGGGTGCATGAGTACCGTGGCGACTTGGGTATTGCATTGACAGATGTGGTTGGAATGGATGCGTTCTTACGTGATTTTGATTTATATTTTGCCAAGTTATTCGACGGTCTGCGTCATGATAGCGGTGACCCTTACATCTGGGGCGATAAGGCGATTGCTCATTACGAAAAGTTAAAAATAGACCCAAAAACCAAGATTTTGACCTTTAGCGATGGGTTAAATTTAGAGAAGGCGTGGGAGTTGCATCAATATTTTAAAGGTCGCATTAGAACCAGTTTCGGCATCGGCACCAATCTAACCAATGATATGGGCATTACACCGATTAATATCGTGCTCAAGTTGGTAGAGTGCAATGGTCAGCCAGTCGCCAAGCTGTCTGACAGCCCAGGCAAGACCATGATCAATAACGACACGTATCTTGCCTATCTGCGCCAAGTGTTTGAGGTTGATGAGCCTGAATAA